Proteins encoded in a region of the Halostella limicola genome:
- the serB gene encoding phosphoserine phosphatase SerB, which translates to MTVVAFDFDGTLSDSEMTVLLGERYGVADRMAEITERAMNDEIDYATSVRERAALLEDLPQEDAEAAFGEVVLRPGAADLIAALREAGVHVAILTGGFERGVEAALEKEGVGVDSIVANRLPMEGEAQRASGDASGQILRALTGEVEGPLIEGTKDDALEALADDLGVAMDDTIAVGDGANDLPMLQVAGQAIGFEPKDAVRPHCDVVVTRMDRLQTLLEEDGVL; encoded by the coding sequence ATGACAGTCGTCGCGTTCGACTTCGACGGAACGCTCTCGGACTCGGAGATGACCGTGCTCCTCGGGGAGCGCTACGGGGTCGCCGACCGGATGGCGGAGATAACGGAGCGGGCGATGAACGACGAGATAGACTACGCGACCAGCGTCCGCGAGCGGGCGGCCCTGCTGGAGGACCTCCCGCAGGAAGACGCCGAGGCGGCGTTCGGCGAGGTCGTCCTGCGCCCCGGCGCGGCGGACCTCATCGCCGCCCTGCGGGAGGCGGGCGTCCACGTCGCCATCCTCACCGGCGGGTTCGAGCGCGGCGTCGAGGCCGCGCTGGAGAAGGAGGGCGTCGGCGTCGACAGCATCGTGGCGAATCGGTTGCCGATGGAAGGCGAGGCGCAACGCGCCTCGGGAGACGCGAGCGGGCAAATCCTGCGAGCGCTGACGGGCGAGGTCGAGGGGCCGCTCATCGAGGGGACGAAAGACGACGCGCTCGAAGCGCTCGCCGACGACCTCGGTGTCGCGATGGACGACACCATCGCGGTCGGCGACGGGGCGAACGATCTGCCGATGCTGCAGGTCGCGGGACAGGCGATCGGGTTCGAGCCAAAAGACGCCGTCCGTCCGCACTGCGACGTGGTCGTCACCCGGATGGACCGGCTCCAGACGCTGCTCGAAGAGGACGGCGTGCTGTAG
- the serA gene encoding phosphoglycerate dehydrogenase — MKVLVTDPIADAGLDRLRESGHEVVTAYDIEGDELLEAVADANAMIVRSGTEVTEEVFEAAPELVIVGRAGIGVDNIDIDAATEHGVIVANAPEGNVRAAAEHTVAMAFASARSIPQAHVRLKGGEWAKGDYLGTEVNGKTLGVVGLGRVGQEVAKKLDSLGMDLVAFDPYISEERAAQLGAELVDLDDCLDRADFLTVHTPLTPETEDMIGEEELAQMEGGYLVNCARGGVVDEDALAAAVEDGVLAGAAIDVFADEPVSPDNPLLDVEDVVVTPHLGASTEAAQENVAVSTAEQVVAAFDEEPVVNALNAPSIDESAFPRVEPYIGLAETAGKIAAQLFDGRISTVEVRYEGDIAEEDVELVTASGLKGVFQPLEWQVNAVNAPQIAEERGIEVTESKTRQAEDFQSLVTVTVSDGEESISVDGTLFADNDPRIVRVDGYRVDAIPGGKMMVARNTDEPGVIGLIGSVMGDHEVNIAGMYNARETIGGEALTVYNVDSAVPDAAFETLEADERIIEVKYISLNGVEE; from the coding sequence ATGAAGGTACTCGTCACAGACCCCATCGCGGATGCGGGCCTCGACCGGCTCAGGGAGTCGGGCCACGAGGTCGTGACCGCGTACGACATCGAGGGCGACGAACTGCTGGAGGCGGTCGCGGACGCCAACGCCATGATCGTCCGCTCGGGCACCGAAGTCACCGAGGAGGTCTTCGAGGCCGCCCCCGAACTGGTCATCGTCGGTCGCGCCGGCATCGGCGTCGACAACATCGACATCGACGCGGCGACCGAACACGGCGTCATCGTCGCCAACGCGCCGGAGGGCAACGTCCGCGCGGCCGCCGAGCACACGGTCGCGATGGCGTTCGCGTCCGCCCGGTCGATCCCCCAGGCCCACGTCCGCCTCAAGGGCGGCGAGTGGGCGAAAGGCGACTACCTCGGCACCGAGGTCAACGGCAAGACGCTTGGCGTCGTCGGCCTCGGCCGCGTCGGTCAGGAGGTCGCGAAGAAGCTCGACTCGCTGGGCATGGACCTCGTCGCGTTCGACCCCTACATCAGCGAGGAGCGCGCCGCCCAGCTCGGCGCGGAGCTGGTCGATCTGGACGACTGTCTCGACCGCGCCGACTTCCTGACGGTCCACACGCCCCTGACCCCCGAGACGGAGGACATGATCGGGGAGGAGGAACTCGCCCAGATGGAGGGCGGCTACCTCGTCAACTGCGCCCGCGGCGGCGTCGTCGACGAGGACGCGCTCGCCGCCGCCGTCGAGGACGGCGTGCTCGCCGGGGCCGCGATCGACGTGTTCGCCGACGAGCCCGTCTCCCCCGACAACCCGCTGCTCGACGTGGAGGACGTCGTCGTCACGCCCCACCTCGGCGCGTCGACGGAGGCCGCCCAGGAGAACGTCGCCGTCTCGACGGCCGAGCAGGTCGTCGCCGCGTTCGACGAGGAGCCGGTCGTCAACGCCCTGAACGCCCCCTCGATCGACGAGAGCGCGTTCCCCCGCGTCGAGCCGTACATCGGCCTCGCCGAGACCGCCGGCAAGATCGCCGCGCAGCTGTTCGACGGCCGCATCTCCACCGTCGAAGTGCGCTACGAGGGCGACATCGCCGAGGAGGACGTCGAACTCGTCACCGCGAGCGGCCTGAAGGGCGTGTTCCAGCCCCTGGAGTGGCAGGTCAACGCGGTCAACGCCCCCCAGATCGCCGAGGAGCGCGGCATCGAGGTGACGGAGTCGAAGACCCGGCAGGCCGAGGACTTCCAGAGCCTCGTCACCGTGACGGTGTCGGACGGCGAGGAGTCGATCAGCGTCGACGGGACGCTGTTCGCCGACAACGACCCCCGGATCGTCCGCGTCGACGGCTACCGCGTCGACGCCATCCCCGGCGGCAAGATGATGGTCGCGCGCAACACGGACGAGCCGGGCGTCATCGGCCTCATCGGCAGCGTCATGGGCGACCACGAGGTCAACATCGCCGGCATGTACAACGCCCGCGAGACCATCGGCGGCGAGGCGCTGACGGTGTACAACGTCGACAGCGCCGTCCCCGACGCGGCGTTCGAGACGCTGGAGGCCGACGAGCGCATCATCGAAGTGAAGTACATCTCGCTGAACGGCGTCGAGGAGTAG